In the Topomyia yanbarensis strain Yona2022 chromosome 3, ASM3024719v1, whole genome shotgun sequence genome, one interval contains:
- the LOC131692111 gene encoding cytochrome b5 — MVVSRDFTLQEVALRDGKNGNPTWIIIRDGVYDVTDYLDEHPGGGELITEFAGRDGTKDYDDFGHSGTAMELLKKFKIGELNLCDRAKNQKKGSEWLPDGACILPDKKRSKLRKLMFCA, encoded by the exons ATGGTGGTCAGCAGAGATTTCACCTTACAGGAAGTGGCACTTAGGGACGGTAAAAATGGTAATCCAACGTGGATCATCATTCGTGATGGAGTGTACGATGTGACGGATTACTTGGATGAG CATCCTGGTGGTGGAGAGCTTATAACGGAATTCGCTGGAAGAGATGGAACTAAAGACTATGATGATTTTGGTCATTCTGGCACTGCGATGGAATTGCTTAAGAAGTTCAAAATTGGGGAACTGAACCTG TGCGATCGtgccaaaaatcaaaagaaaggCTCCGAGTGGCTTCCGGACGGTGCGTGCATCCTACCAGATAAGAAGCGAAGCAAACTGCGCAAGTTAATGTTCTGTGCTTGA
- the LOC131688528 gene encoding uncharacterized protein LOC131688528 has protein sequence MAQIKLEPVEIDDRTSGIVTAAVSIIDIGFSSPALLMMENSTNSSCVMGQQDLMIDNADGVAKANENERKQQEQPQENDGKLAIMPTEEDPLLQETINALMNGTGGIEAVSATGVSEGIESERNYECNYCGKLFTRSNTLSYHLKVHTDERPYKCGSCDKAFREQYRLTKHQRTHTKDQPGNGQQDQETEHSQDSSFQSTSGRTGEDEDYATGDSERFFKSYELQEGTAVMKLEPDISLTVDGTSTNPSTQASSENDVRYQIIEERIKSLQREVHLVNQNLNRVETKLDGLTKIIAIFINKFDDAEPSQSSSSSNANAAIPIPLVTMPMENLPTVQAQAVPLSMGHLSQLPTPHQPIQIITHPAPIAAVQVQSTPKTQMPQPFENGTSNNNNNSNVNTFISTGCGSGVSSLVSGNDTFPEVPELPIRTVNDFLDLNDHCTDNEQFLLHMMIRLHQEVDSSQPHQRNVKKMMEALVTYEVLCQFSWSGKSAINGQYTKYVFGNSVGIIDLLTKTLNLGKSDEEAEANRKPIFTAIQSFIKHSRQNMLRDSRKRRESGGTYPSALVSTIERQIKQIKAEKLDIFNQF, from the exons ATGGCACAAATAAAACTAGAACCAGTGGAAATCGACGATCGGACTAGTGGAATTGTAACTGCAGCGGTATCTATCATTGATATAGGTTTCAGTAGTCCCGCGCTACTGATGATGGAAAATTCCACGAACTCATCTTGCGTCATGGGACAGCAAGATTTGATGATTGATAACGCAGATGGAGTAGCTAAAGCAAATGAAAATGAAAGGAAGCAGCAAGAGCAGCCACAGGAAAATGATGGCAAGTTGGCGATTATGCCTACGGAGGAAGATCCGCTGCTGCAGGAAACAATTAATGCACTAATGAACGGAACGGGTGGCATTGAAGCTGTTAGTGCGACAGGTGTTTCTGAAGGAATAGAAAGTGAGCGTAATTACGAATGTAACTATTGTGGAAAACTGTTTACTCGATCGAATACTCTTTCTTATCACCTCAAAGTTCACACTGATGAAAGACCTTACAAGTGTGGAAGTTGTGACAAAGCATTCCGAGAACAGTACCGATTAACCAAGCATCAGCGAACGCATACTAAGGATCAACCAGGAAATGGACAGCAGGATCAGGAAACGGAACATTCACAAGATTCGAGCTTCCAGTCGACATCAGGCAGAACTGGCGAGGATGAAGACTATGCTACAGGCGATAGTGAACGATTTTTCAAGAGTTATGAACTTCAGGAAGGAACCGCCGTAATGAAATTGGAACCAGATATTTCTCTAACCGTAGATGGAACCTCGACTAACCCGTCAACTCAGGCGTCGTCGGAAAACGACGTTCGCTATCAAATAATTGAGGAACGTATCAAATCACTTCAACGGGAAGTGCACCTGGTAAACCAAAACCTCAACCGAGTTGAAACGAAACTGGACGGACTTACCAAAATAATTGcaatttttataaacaaatttGATGATGCGGAGCCGTCACAGTCCAGTTCCTCTAGCAACGCTAATGCTGCTATCCCCATTCCGCTAGTAACGATGCCGATGGAAAATCTACCAACGGTTCAAGCACAAGCCGTACCCTTATCCATGGGCCACCTCTCACAGCTTCCAACGCCTCACCAACCTATTCAAATAATAACCCATCCAGCGCCAATCGCAGCGGTACAAGTGCAGTCAACACCAAAAACACAAATGCCGCAGCCCTTTGAAAACGGCACTtccaacaacaataacaacagcAATGTTAATACGTTTATCAGCACCGGCTGTGGTTCCGGTGTCAGTTCCCTAGTTAgtggaaatgatacattcccTGAGGTACCGGAACTGCCGATCCGAACGGTAAACGATTTTCTAGACCTCAACGATCACTGTACTGATAATGAGCAGTTCCTGCTGCATATG ATGATCCGGCTTCATCAGGAGGTGGATAGTTCTCAGCCCCATCAGCGCAATGTGAAGAAAATGATGGAAGCGCTGGTAACCTACGAGGTGCTGTGTCAGTTCAGTTGGAGCGGCAAATCAGCCATCAATGGGC AATACACAAAGTATGTCTTCGGGAATAGCGTGGGTATTATCGATCTGCTCACCAAAACACTGAATTTGGGTAAAAGCGATGAAGAGGCGGAGGCTAACCGGAAGCCAATTTTCACCGCTATCCAAAGCTTCATCAAGCACTCGCGGCAAAACATGCTGCGCGACAGCAGGAAGCGTCGTGAATCGGGTGGCACGTATCCTTCAGCACTGGTTAGCACTATCGAACGGCAGATTAAGCAGATCAAGGCGGAAAAATTGGATATTTTCAATCAGTTCTAA